The genomic interval ACGTAGTCGAGCGCCTCCGGGGCAATCCCCGCCTCGTCGAGGCAATAGCGAATTGCATGGACGGGGAACGAATGGTCGTGCTTCCGGCGGGTGAACCGCTCTTCCTGGGCCGCGGCCACGATGTCGCCGTCGACCACCAGTGCCGCCGCCGAGTCGTGGTAGAAGGCAGAGATGCCCAGGATCGTGGTCACTGCCAAGCGAACTTTCGTGGAGATCAGCGTACCACGTCGGGACGCATGGAGTAGTCGGGGCAAAGCGCTTGCGCGAAAATCGTGCTGGGTAATCCGCGTCTTGCGCGGAGTACGCCAACCGACTGTGGCGATCTGGAACAATCGTGTTGAATAATCCGCATGTTAAGCGGATAATACATCATGGTTCACGACCGGCGCTCTGGCCTGGCAAGCTATGTCAGTGGGTTGCTCTCCGCAGGCCGGACAGTGTTCACCGCCGAGGAAGCCGAGCGGGCACTGGGCGTCGGACGTGGTGCGTTTCTGGACGCTGCCGAGCGACTGCAGCGCCGCCAGGCACTACTGAATCCGCGGCGAGGATTCTACGTGGTCGTTCCACCGCAGTACGCGTCCTGGGGAGGACCGCCGCCGGCCTGGTACATCGACGCGCTCGTGCGCCATGAAGGCCATGCCTATTACGTTGGGCTGCTCAAGGCCGCGGAACTTCATGGTGCAACGCATCAGGCCGTCATGGAGTTCCAGGTCATGTCGGCCAAGCGCCTGCCGAAGATCCGCGCGGGCCGTAACCTGATCGTCTTCTACTTCCGCAAGAACCTGGAGGCGGTGACGGCGGGGACTGAGGAGCGCAAGACCGACACCGGCACGATGAAGATCTCGTCGGCCGCGCTGACGGCTCTGGACCTCCTGCGCTATCCGCAGGCATCAGGCGGCATCGACAGCGTAGCGACGGTCCTTTCCGACCTCGCAGAGAAGATCGATCCAGAGCAACTCGCCGCGCTTTCGGCGTCAGTGGAGCGGCCGGTCGTTCAGCGCCTAGGGCACCTGCTGGAGCATCTCGGCGAAGACGCTGCGACGGGCGTGATGCACGAGGCATTGCAGGCCCGGGGATCGCTTCGATGGACCGAACTAGACCGACATGAAGTGCAGGATCCGGACTTCGCGCCCGAGCCGCAACGGCGTGATCCCCGTTGGCGCGTCGTTGTCCGGCGCGTACCGGAGCCCGACGGATGATTCCCACGCAGAACATCGTGGCGTGGGGCAATGTCGCTCCCTGGACGGAGGCGCGACAGATCGAGCAGGATCTCATCATCAGCCGCGCCCTGGTTGAGACCTTCTCGGACCTAATGCTGCGCGACGCGCTGCGGTTTCGTGGCGGAACGGCGCTCAACAAGCTGCACTTCCCCGCGCCGCTGCGCTATTCGGAGGACATCGATCTTGTTCGTACTTCACATGGTCCGATCGGTGCAGTCCTCACTCAGTTGCGTGCCGTTGTGGAACCTTGGCTGGGGCGGGCGCGGTTCGAGCAGAGTCGCGTCGCGCCGAAACTGCGCTTCCGAGTCGAGGCCGAGGATGGCGGCGCCCCGATCCGGTTGAAGATCGAGATCAACACGCGCGAGGTCGAGGCCTTCGATGTGCCGACGGCGCTGCCGCTTGAGGTCGAGAATCCGTGGTTCGTCGGTAGGGCGGCTATCTCGACTTTTTCGCGGGAGGAAATGCTGGCGACCAAACTGCGGGCGCTGCTGCAGCGGGACAGGGGACGTGATCTCTACGACCTTGCACACGCGCTCGAAGTCTTCGAGGGGCTCGATACCGACCGTGTCGTCGAGATGTTCGGACGGTACCTCGCCCTCTCCGGCCGGGCCATCTCGCGGGCCCAGGCTCAGCAGCGCATGTTCGCCAAGTTGGCCAATCCGCACTTCATGTTCGACGTGCGCCCATTGCTGCCGGCTGCTCGGGCGGAAACTCTGACAGAGGAGTCGACAGCGGAAGCATTTCGCCGGGTGTTCATGACCCTCGTTGATCAGCTTCCCGGCGATCCGTGGATGAGGACGCCGACCATGAAACAGAGGTTCGGCGTTCCATGGTGAGTGAGACACGAAGGCCACGTTTGGTAAGCCACTCGACGCTCGGTCAGATCAGTCCGGCCGAGTTTGAACGTCGGAGGCTGACGCCGGCAGCATAGTCAACCCGTCCACGAAAGTGGATCAAGCCCAGTACCGCGCGTAGGCTGTCGCCACGGGCGGGGCGGCGGTACACTGGCGACGACAACTCCATGCAGTACGACAGACTCGGTCGCACCGGCCTGCGCGTCTCGCGCATCTGCCTGGGGACAATGACGTTCGGCTCGCCGGCCTGGCGGCCGTGGGTGCTGGAGGAAGAGGAGAGCCGGCCCTTCATCCGCCGTGCCTTGGAGGCCGGCATCAACTTCTTCGACACCGCCGACATGTACTCGCGCGGGGTGAGCGAAGAGATTGTCGGCCGCGCCATCCGTGAATTCGCCGCGCGCGACCAGGTCGTCATCGCCACCAAGGCGTTCTTCCCGATGGGCGACGGGCCGAACGACGGCGGGCTGTCCCGCAAGCACCTGTTCGACGCGATCGACGCGTCTCTCCGGCGCCTCGGCACGGACCACGTGGACCTCTATCAAATCCATCGCTTCGATCCCGATACACCGGTGGAGGAGACACTGGAGGCGCTCAATGACATCGTGCGCGCCGGGAAGGCGCGCTACATCGGCGCTTCAAGCATGTACGCCTGGCAGTTCGCCAGAATGCTGCATGTCTCTGAGCGCCACGGCTGGGCGCGGTTCGTCTCCATGCAGAACCACTACAACCTCGTCTACCGCGAGGAGGAGCGCGAGATGCTGCCGCTCTGCCGGGAGGCAGGGATCGGAGTCATCCCGTGGAGCCCGCTGGCGCGTGGGTTCCTGGCCGGCAACCGCACGCGCAGCGAGGCGGGCAAGACGCCGTCGGCGGGCGAGACGCTGCGGGCGCGGACGGATCGCTACGCCCACGGGCTGTACTACGCTGACGCGGACTTCGAGGTCGTCGAGCGCGTCCGCGCGTTGGCCCACCAGCGCGGCGTCACGCCGGCCCAGATTGCGCTGGCGTGGATCCTGCGCCAGCCGGGCGTGACCGCGCCGATCATCGGCGCGACGAAGCTGGCGCATCTCGACGCGGCCATCGCCGCGCTGGAGGTCACCCTCGACGACGCCGAGTGCCGGTCGCTGGAAGAGCCGTACGTGCCGCACCCGGTGCTGGGGCACACCTAAGGGGAACCCGCGCTGGTCGTGGTAACGTGCCGCTAACGGAATCAACGCGCCGTTCGCGCCCCTCGGCCGTCAGTCGAAAGGGAGTCCACGATGACTCGTCTCGCTCCGATTGTCACGCTCGCCATGCTCGCCGTGGCCGCTCCCGCGCCCGGCCAGGCGCCCGCGGTCAGCCCCGTCACTGACGCCGTGCTGGCGGATCCGCCGCCGGAAAGCTGGCTGAACTGGCGCCGCACGCAGGATGGATGGGGGTACAGCCCGCTGGATCAGATCACCCGTGACAACGTGGGCGATCTCCGCATGGTCTGGTCGTGGGCGATGGAGCCCGGCTCGCAGCAGACCACGCCGATCGTGCACGAGGGGGTGATGTATCTCGCGAGCCCCGGCAACATCGTGCACGCGCTCGACGCCGCGACCGGCGACCTGCTCTGGGAGTACCGCCGCGAGTTCCCGACCGCGCGCGGCCGCGGCCGGCCGAACCGCAACATCGCGATCTACGAGGACAAGATCATCCTGAACACCGCGGACGCGAACATTGTCGCTCTCCATGCGCAGACCGGCGAGGTTGTCTGGGAGGCGGACGTTGCCGACCCGTCCAAGGGCTTCTTCTTCAGCAGCGGCGCGCTCGTGGTGCAGGGTGTGGTGATCTCCGGCATGGCCGGCTGCCTGCGGTTCTGGGAAGAGGGCTGCTTCATTACCGGCCATGACGCCGACACCGGGCGCGAGCTGTGGCGAACCTCGACGGTGGCGCGGCCGGGCGAGCCGGGGGGCGATACCTGGGGCGACCTGCCGATGTTGTTCCGTGGCGGCGGCGACGCCTGGATCGCCGGTAGCTACGACCCGGACCTGGGGCTTACCTACTGGGGCGTGGCGCAGGCCAAGCCGTGGGCCCAGGTCAGCCGCCGCACCGACGCGGACGCGCTCTACACCAGCTCGACGCTGGCTCTCGATCCCCAGACCGGCGAGATGCGCTGGTACTTCCAGCATCTGCCGGGCGAATCCCACGACATGGACGAGACGTTCGAGCGGATCCTCGTGGAGGTCGATGGGCGGCCGTCCGTCTTCACCATGGGCAAGCTTGGCATCCTGTGGCAGCTCGACCGCGAGACCGGACAGTTCGTCAACGCCACCGACCTCGGCTATCAGAACATCGTCGACATCGATCAGCAGACTGGGCGCATGTCGTTTCGCCCCGGCATGATGCCCGTGCTCGACGAGGAGCTCTCGTTCTGTCCGAGCCATTCCGGTCTCAAGAGCTGGCGGGCGATGGCCTACAGTCCGGAGACCGAGGCGTTCTACATCCCCCTGACGCTGAACTGCCAGCGGACCATCTACAGCGAGGTCGAGTTCCGGGAAGGGGGCGGCGGCGCCGGGATGGTGTTCCGCGAGAACTTCCTGCACCCGGACAGCGACGGCAACATGGGCGAGTTCGTCGCAATGCACGTGAGCGGCGAGATCCTCTGGTCGCACCGGAAGCGGTCGCCGTACATTTCGGCGGCGCTGACCACCGCCGGCGGCCTGACGTTCGTCGGCACGTACGACCGGCGCACGTTTGCCTACGACGTGGCGACCGGCGATCAGCTTTGGGAAACGCGGCTGCCGACCGCGGTGCAGGGCTTCCCGATTACCTACAGCGTGGATGGCCGACAGTACGTTGCCATCGGGGCCGGAACCGGGGGCGGGAGTTGGACGACGATGCCGGCCGAGCTGATCCCCGACGTCCGGCGTCCGAACGTGGGTAACGGCCTGTTTGTGTTTGCGCTCCCTTGACGTGCCGCACCCGGTGCTGGGGTACGCCTAGGGGGCGCGCCAGAGCCGAAGGGCCGTCGAGTCCGCGAGCAGGGCGAAGTCCCGGTCGCTCGACAACATGACGAGATCGTGGGCGATGCATAGCTGTGCGAGCAGCGCATCGATGGTGCCGACCTGAACGCCGCGGCGGCGGCAGGCGTTGCGGAGTTGGGCGGCTTCGATGTGGTCGTTGCGGGTCGGGGCAATCATCGCGATGGCCGCGAAACGATCAACGATCTTCGCGTGAGCTCGCGGGCCTTGAAAGCCCTGAAGCAGTTCCTGGAGCACGAGGCCGGTCGCGTGGACCACGTCGCCGTCGAGCGCTTCTCGCAGGCGTCGGACCACGGGTGTGTCCGGCGGCGAGTCCCGTCTGAGCGCCAGCGACCAGACGCTCGTGTCGACGAAGATGTTCACGAACGCGTCCGCTCACGCTTGTAGTCGTAGGAATCGTCCCACTCGATCTTGCCGAACAGATCGAGCAGCCGTTTCTGCTCCCGGCGAGCGACGAATTCACGCAGAGCCAGATTGACGGTGGCCTTCTTGGTCCTCTTGCCGCCAACGGCCAGCGCTCTGTCGAGGAGGTTCTGGTCTATTGCGAGATTCGTTGCCATGGTGTCAATGCTCACACATCAGGCTACACAATCATAGCCTGTTTCAGGAGCATGCAGCACGTCCGGTCCGGAGCAGCGCCAGCGCGTAGACAATCCCGATGGCGGGAACGACCGAGAAGGCCAAAGCCAGCTCCCAGTCCCCCCGCACCGCGCCTGTGGCGATCAGTCGCGCCAGCCAGAGGTCCGCAATCACGTTCGCGGTGAGGAGCGCGGCTATGACGAGGATGTGGGCAGCGGCGATGCCGGGCTGCAACACCAGCAGCGTCATGCCGATGGCGCCGAGGGGATGCAGGAGGACCAGCACGAGCCGCTGCCAGATGTCTCCGCCGTCGGCAAAGGCCCCCACCATGGCCGTGAGGCCGACGAAGAGGGCGTGCAGCACGGTCAGCGGCAGCAGAACCATCCTGAATCTGGCCATGACAATGGCTCATACTAGCGATACTCTGCTGTGTGTATTCGGCAACAGGCGCCAGAGTCTCGGATTCGCCCGGCGCCCGGGGAGGCTAGAGATGTTCAGAAACACCCTCGCGACGCTCGTCGTCCTGACAGCGGTGCTTGCACTCGCCCCGCCGCCGGCGTCTGCCCAGACGTCGGGCGATCGCACCATGCCGATGCGGACGCCCGACGGACAGCCGGACGTCTCGGGCACGTTCACGTTCCGCACCCTGACGCCGTTCCAGCGCCCGGAGCAGTTCGAGGGAGTCGAGAGGCTCTCACCGGAAGACGCGGCGGCGTTCGAGGCGTCGGAGCGCGTGCGCCTGAACCGGGACCTTTTCGATCCCGAGAAGGGCGCGGCCGGTTACCGCCCGCGCTCCGAGGGAGGGGTGCTCTCTTACAACGAGTTCTGGTACGAGCGCGGCATCGAGCTCACCTCCGACAAGCGGACGGCGTTGATCATCGATCCACCCGATGGCCGGTTGCCGCCGCGGACCGAGGCAGCCATCCAGGCCGCGGCCGAGCGGCGCGCCCACCTGGAGGAGCACCGATACGATTCGTACGAGAACCGCAGCCTCGCCGACCGCTGCATCATGGGCTTCAACTCGGGTCCGCCGATGCGCTCGAGCGCCTACAACAACAACGTGATGATCTTCCAGGCGCCGGGATACGTGGCGATCCTGAACGAGATGGTGCACAACGCCCGCATCATCCCCCTGGAAGACCAGGCGAAGCCGCCGTTTCCGCAGTTTGCCGGCGTCTCGCGCGCCCACTGGGAGGGAGAGACCCTGGTGATCGAGACCACCCAGTTCCGGGGCGGCCAGAGCGGGGGAACCGGCCCGAACATGCATCTGGAGGAGCGTCTCACCCGGCTCGACCCGGACACGGTGGCCTACGAGTTCACGGTCACGGACCCGACCGTCTACACGGCCCCGTACACGGTGATGATGCCGTTCCGGCGGACCGACGGCCCACTTTTCGAGTACGCCTGCCACGAGGGCAACTACGGACTGACCGGCATTCTCGCCGGCGCGCGTCAGCTCGAACGGGACGGACGCCCGCTGCGTCCGTGATCGCGCACGGCGTAGAGCGATGAAGAAGAAGTACAAACAGGGACGGCAACCAGCTCCGCGACCCCGCCATCTTCGAGGAGGGCGGGCGGGTCTTCTTCTGTACGCGGTGGCGGGCGAAAGCGGTATCGCAATCGCCGAAGTCCGCCTCGACGAGTAGCGCCGCCACGGCGAATCGCGGTCCCCCCGGGGCACCGCCCCCGTTCCCGAATCAACGAGCGGGGCGCCGGCTCGCTCGGACTGGAGTCCTCGGTCTGCTGGGCGCTGCGGCGCGGGTGTGCCCGTTGCTTCCGCGTTGTCGACTACCGGTCTTCCGGCGACGCGGCTGCCGGCGGCCTTCGGGTGGCGCCGCGTCCAGCGTTGCGTCGAACCCCGCTACCTTCTCGCGCGGGATCGAGTTTCCGACCAGCCGCTCGATAGCGGCCAATTGCAGCCGCTCTTCCGGTGCGGCCAGCGAAACCGCGTGTCCGCTCGACCCGGCCCGAGCAGTGCGGCCGATGCGGTGCACGTAGTCTTCGGGAACGTGCGGAAGGTCGAAGTTGATCACGTGGCTGATCCCTTCGACGTCGATGCCGCGCGCGGCGATGTCGGTGGCGATCAGCGTGTCGATCCTGCCGGCACGAAAGCCGGCGAGGGCCCGGGTCCGTGCGCTCTGGCTCTTGTTCCCGTGGATCGCGGCAACCTGGCGCCGTGACTTCTCCAGACGCCGCACCAATTGATTGGCGCGGGCCTTCGTGCGGGTGAAGACCAGCGTCGGTCCCATGTCCGCACGTTGGAGGAGCGTCGTGAGGAGGTCCTTCTTGCTGGTCATCACCACCGGATGGACGACCTGTTTGATAGCGCTGACCGGCGTCGCTCGGCGGGTAACTTCGATCACGGTGGGATTCGTGGCCGTCCGGCGAATGAGCGCTTCGATCTCGTCCGGCATGGTCGCCGAGAAGAAGAGGTTCTGGCGCGTCTTCGGCAGGACCTTGAGGATGCGCCGGATGTCGGGCAGGAATCCCATGTCGAGCATGCGATCCGCCTCGTCGAGGACCAGGGTCTCGACGCGGTCGAGCCGTGCATGCCCCCTCCCGAGGTGATCGAGCAGTCGTCCCGGCGTGGCGACGAGCAGATCCAAACCGGCGCGCAGCCGGCGCGTCTGCGGCTCCATCCCGACCCCGCCAAAGATGACGGTGCTGCGTAGTCGCAGGTCGCGTCCATACTGCCGGGCCGCCTCGGCAATCTGGGCAGCCAGCTCGCGCGTCGGCGTGATCACGAGCGCGCGCGGCGAAGAGCCCGGCGATCGGTCGGCCAGGCGCTGCAGGATCGGCAGCAGGAAGGCGGCCGTCTTGCCCGTACCGGTCTGTGCGCACGCTATCAGGTCGTGGCCCTGGAGCACGGCCGGAATGGCGCGCGCCTGGATCGGAGTAGAGGTTTTGTAACCCGCGCGGTCGACCGCGCGAAGGAGTTCTGGGTGCAGGCCCAGGTCGGCGAAATGCATACAGACTTGTGCTCCAGCTTCCGCGTTCACCCGGACGCGGAGCGTTGCCGGTGACCGCCCCGCCGACACGGCGGGCGGTCTCAAGAGAATCTGGGAGGAGGGAAGGGCCGGGGATTGCGCCCGGCGACACCCGCTACTCTGAGCGGGGCTTCCGGGGTGGAGGAACACCTGCTCACGATTCGACCCCCTGATCGTAGCACGCATCGTCGCCCCCGCATGCGGAGCCCGGGTTACATCCAGAGCCGCTCGTCGTCCGGGTCCGAGTCCGACGCGCAAACTGCAGCGAACCCCTGCACTGGCTACCCCCGGCTCCAGGGGAGGGACAGTACAAGTGCCAGCGTCAGAATCGCGGCCAACAGGGGACACAGATGCACGTCAACAGGTAAGGACGTTTCGTTGATAGCTAGCGGACAGCCGAAGCCCCGGTCCCTGCGAGGCAAGGCCGATCGCCGGCTCAGTAGGTGGTGCGGCGCGCCGGGTGCATCCAGGCCGCGAACACGTCCATTGCACCGTCGCACGGGACGTACTCCATCGGCAACGCCCGCTCGGCGAACGGCTTCGCCACTTCCTCGTAGATGAACTCGTCGCGGAACTCGATGCCGGCGGCATCGTGCCGGCCTATTGAGAAGTACACCTTGCTGATGCGCGACCAGTAGATGGCGCCGAGGCACATCGGGCACGGCTCGCAACTGGTGTAGATCTCGCAGCCCGACAGGTCGTACGTCCCGAGCTTGTGGCACGCCTTTCGGATGGCCACGACTTCGGCATGGGCGGTGGGGTCGTTCGAGCTGAGAACCTCGTTCCAGCCTTCGCCGACGATCGCGTCGCCCCGGACGATAACGGCGCCGAACGGCCCGCCGTGCCCTAGCTCCATGCCCTGCCTGGAGAGGGCCACGGCCCGCTCCATGTGCGCTTTGTTCATGCGGGACGCGTAGGTAGAGGAAACCGGGGGGCCAGGTCGTCGATGCGATCCCCCACCCGCTACGCGACGCAGCACGGACAGCTCGGGCCCGTGTTCGAGAAGCTGCTGGTCGCTTCCGCGGCGTTTCGCCCGTGCGGGGTGGTCGAGGACCGTTCGGCCGCGGCGCCCAGCCCCGTTGCAGCGGCCATGCCAGCTGCCGCACCGGCGCCGGCCCGGGCGGTCCGCGCCGTTCGCTCCCCTTGTTGCGCGGCGTCCGCCTGCGTACCGGGACCCCGGTAGCCCGTGAAGATCTGGTAGTGGCGCAGGTCGATGCTGGCATCCAGGCGGATAGTGTTCGGGTCGACGACGCTGAATCTCCGGAACGGCTCGCCGTCGCACAGGATGTAGACATCGTCGGCGCTTGGCAGATTGGTAACCTGCCAGGTCGTATCGAGTCCCCGCCGGTCGGGCGACGCGGCATACGTGCCGACGTGGAGGGCTCCGCTTTCGGTGTCGTTCCACGCCTGGTAGACGCCGAGGGCGGGGAATTCGATGCCCTCGACGGTGGGCGCGTCGAACTTGTCGAGGTGCGGCGCGTCGAACGCCCGGTACCAGGCGTCGCCCATCCCGACCTCCGAGACCATCATGCTGGCGCTGCGCTGGCCGCGCGGGTAGGCCTCGTTGAGGTTGAACCACCAGCCGAACATCTCGTTGTCGTCACCGAAGTAGCGGGGGTCGTACTCCCGCTCCGCAGCGGCGCGGAGCCGCGCCAGCGACGTATGGTCGCCGAGCTCGCGCGCCATCACCAGTCCGGGCTGCGAGGCGCGGATCTCGACGCGCGGGTTGTTCCAGCCGAGCGCATTGGCGGCCGATTCGTACAGGAACGTGGCGAACTCCCGATCCTGGGGCAGCAGCAGAAAAGCCGTTCCGACACCCGCCCCGGCGCCGCCGTTGGCCTTGTGGTTGACGATCGGGTCGTAGTAGCTGGTGACCCACTCCAGGCGGCCATCGTTCCCGACGCCCACGAAGTTCTCGCGCGCGTACTCCAGGAAGCCCTGCACCGGCCGGTGCGTCTCGCGGCCGTTGATCCGGTCGTAGAGATGGAGGCCAAGCCCGGCAGCGGAGTTACACACGAACCAGACCTTGGTGTTCTCGCAATGCGGTCCTTCCGGCCGCTCGCGGTACTGCTGTTCGAGCAACTCCGCGATGCGGTGCTGATCCCACTGGAACACCTCGTCCCCGTAGCCGGTGACGTCGAACGGCCGCTCGTACTTGTCGTCGCCCGAGATGTAGCGATAGATGCCCAGGACCAGATTGAACCAGCCGCGAAAGAAAAGGTTGCCTTCCGAGCCGATCGGATCCGGGGAAAGCCCCCAGGGCTCGATACCGTTCGCGGTCCAGCCGATCCGGTTGTAGTTGCCGCGGAGCCGCTCCGGAATTCCCGCCATGACGTAATCGGGATAGTTTGCCCGCCGCGGGTCGTCGCCGATCTGCGTCAGCCAGTCGATCGCGCCCCAGTAGGTGGGGTAACGGCTGGCGAGGCCGTCGGCGATCCGGGTATAGACCTCACGCCACGCCGGCGTTTCGTCGGCCATGAGCAGCAGGGCGTACGACGAATTGTGGAGATCGAAGCGGCCGTAGCTGGTGACCACCGGAATCGAGTAACGGTCCCACCACATATGGGGAACGCCGTCCGCGTTCCAGTTGTCCGGGGTCGTCGCCTTCTCCCACAGGAAGCGCAGCCAACCGCGGGCCCGCCGGTTGAGGGTGGGATGGACGGACCGCGGCGTCTCCTCCGGAAACTGCGGCGCCGGCTGAACGGCTGCTTCCGCCATGGCGGAGGGAGTGAGGGCGGCGGCGCCGGCCGCGGTGCCGAAACGCTTAACGAAGCTGCGTCGCGAGTGTACGGCGGCCATCAGGATCTCCTTGCCGGATCAGGACGTTAGCCTACCCGTCGCATCGCGGCAAGGGCGTCGTCCCCGCAGCCTGCTCCTGCCTGGCTTTCTCGCGGGCCACCCGCGGCCGCTGGCCACGTCCCGCCGTGCCATAATCGGGTCCGGTTACCGTTTGACGACAACTGGATTGGAGGCCGCGATGCCGAACGGCGCACGATGCTATCCGTCAACCGCCTGCCACGCGGCGGACCATCCGCCGATGTCGAGACGGCGGGGGCCGTGCGCGGCCGCCGTACGGGTTGCCGGCGTGCTGGCGGTACTGGCCGTGGTGCTCGCCCCGGTGGCGCTGGAGGCCCAGCGGCCCCCGGTGTCCGGCCGCACCGCCGGTGTTTCCACCGGCCATCCACTCGCGACCGCCGCCGCGTTCGAGACGCTGGTGCAGGGCGGCAACGCGTTCGACGCGGGGGTCACGGCGATGCTTGTCGGCGGCGTCGTCGAGCAGGACCTCTACGGGCTGGGAGGAGAGGCGCTGATCCTGGTCTACCCGGCCGCGGAGGGCGAGGTCACGTCCATCGTCGGCCAGGGCTGGGCGCCGAGGGGCGCCAGCATCGAGTGGTACACGGAACGCGATCGGGACCTCAACGGCCAGGGGCTGGATCCCGGTGTCGTGCCGGGCGCCCTGCACGGCATTCTCACGGTGCTGGAGCGGTGGGGCACGATGACATTCGAGCAGGTGGCGGCGCGCGCCATCGACTATGCGGAGCACGGGTTTCCCCTCCGGCCGCTGACCGCCCGGGCCATCGAGGAGAACGTCGACTTCCTGAAGGAGTGGCCGCAGAACCGGCGCTACTGGCTGAAGCCCGACGGCTCGCCCTACGCGGCGGGCGAGACGATCGCGCTTCCCGCCCTGGCGCGGACGCTCCGGAAGATGGTCGACGCGGAACGGGACCACGCACACCTTGGCCGGGCCCGCGCCGTCGCCGCCGCCCGCGACCGCTTCTACAAGGGTGACATCGCGGTGGAGATGGTCGCCTTCCTGAAGGCGCACGGCGCGCCGTTCGATATCAGCGACTTCGTCGAGTTCCATTCCCGCATCGAAGCGCCGAGCCGCACCGACTACCGCGGCTACACCATCTACAAGCAGGGGTTCAACAGCCAGGGACCGGTGCTGCTGCAGACCCTGAACATCCTCGAGAACTTCGATCTGCAGGGGATGGGGCACAACAGCGCCGACTACGTCCACACCGTCGTCGAGGCGATGAAGCTGGCCTATGCCGACCGGGACACCTACTACGCGGACCCGGAGTTCGTCGACGTGCCGGCCGCGGGACTCCTGTCGAAGACCTACGCGGGGGAGCGGGCGGCGAAGATCGACGCCCGGCACGCTTCCGTCGCGTTCCGCGCCGGCGACCCGCTGCCGCACGATCCCGACGTGAACGAGTGGCCGTTCTGGGTGGCTGACATCGAGGACGGCGTGGCGGCGAGCGACGCGGACGGCTCGTTCGTGCCGTCGGCGGGCGGACTGAAGGACACGACGCACATCGCCATCATCGACGGGGACGGAAACGTCTTCGACGCCACGCCGAGCGGCGGGTGGATTCGAGGCGCCATCATTCTGGGCGG from Acidobacteriota bacterium carries:
- a CDS encoding type II toxin-antitoxin system VapB family antitoxin, translating into MATNLAIDQNLLDRALAVGGKRTKKATVNLALREFVARREQKRLLDLFGKIEWDDSYDYKRERTRS
- a CDS encoding PQQ-binding-like beta-propeller repeat protein — protein: MTRLAPIVTLAMLAVAAPAPGQAPAVSPVTDAVLADPPPESWLNWRRTQDGWGYSPLDQITRDNVGDLRMVWSWAMEPGSQQTTPIVHEGVMYLASPGNIVHALDAATGDLLWEYRREFPTARGRGRPNRNIAIYEDKIILNTADANIVALHAQTGEVVWEADVADPSKGFFFSSGALVVQGVVISGMAGCLRFWEEGCFITGHDADTGRELWRTSTVARPGEPGGDTWGDLPMLFRGGGDAWIAGSYDPDLGLTYWGVAQAKPWAQVSRRTDADALYTSSTLALDPQTGEMRWYFQHLPGESHDMDETFERILVEVDGRPSVFTMGKLGILWQLDRETGQFVNATDLGYQNIVDIDQQTGRMSFRPGMMPVLDEELSFCPSHSGLKSWRAMAYSPETEAFYIPLTLNCQRTIYSEVEFREGGGGAGMVFRENFLHPDSDGNMGEFVAMHVSGEILWSHRKRSPYISAALTTAGGLTFVGTYDRRTFAYDVATGDQLWETRLPTAVQGFPITYSVDGRQYVAIGAGTGGGSWTTMPAELIPDVRRPNVGNGLFVFALP
- a CDS encoding DEAD/DEAH box helicase, translating into MHFADLGLHPELLRAVDRAGYKTSTPIQARAIPAVLQGHDLIACAQTGTGKTAAFLLPILQRLADRSPGSSPRALVITPTRELAAQIAEAARQYGRDLRLRSTVIFGGVGMEPQTRRLRAGLDLLVATPGRLLDHLGRGHARLDRVETLVLDEADRMLDMGFLPDIRRILKVLPKTRQNLFFSATMPDEIEALIRRTATNPTVIEVTRRATPVSAIKQVVHPVVMTSKKDLLTTLLQRADMGPTLVFTRTKARANQLVRRLEKSRRQVAAIHGNKSQSARTRALAGFRAGRIDTLIATDIAARGIDVEGISHVINFDLPHVPEDYVHRIGRTARAGSSGHAVSLAAPEERLQLAAIERLVGNSIPREKVAGFDATLDAAPPEGRRQPRRRKTGSRQRGSNGHTRAAAPSRPRTPVRASRRPAR
- a CDS encoding nucleoside deaminase; this translates as MNKAHMERAVALSRQGMELGHGGPFGAVIVRGDAIVGEGWNEVLSSNDPTAHAEVVAIRKACHKLGTYDLSGCEIYTSCEPCPMCLGAIYWSRISKVYFSIGRHDAAGIEFRDEFIYEEVAKPFAERALPMEYVPCDGAMDVFAAWMHPARRTTY
- a CDS encoding PIN domain-containing protein produces the protein MNIFVDTSVWSLALRRDSPPDTPVVRRLREALDGDVVHATGLVLQELLQGFQGPRAHAKIVDRFAAIAMIAPTRNDHIEAAQLRNACRRRGVQVGTIDALLAQLCIAHDLVMLSSDRDFALLADSTALRLWRAP
- a CDS encoding nucleotidyl transferase AbiEii/AbiGii toxin family protein, with translation MIPTQNIVAWGNVAPWTEARQIEQDLIISRALVETFSDLMLRDALRFRGGTALNKLHFPAPLRYSEDIDLVRTSHGPIGAVLTQLRAVVEPWLGRARFEQSRVAPKLRFRVEAEDGGAPIRLKIEINTREVEAFDVPTALPLEVENPWFVGRAAISTFSREEMLATKLRALLQRDRGRDLYDLAHALEVFEGLDTDRVVEMFGRYLALSGRAISRAQAQQRMFAKLANPHFMFDVRPLLPAARAETLTEESTAEAFRRVFMTLVDQLPGDPWMRTPTMKQRFGVPW
- a CDS encoding aldo/keto reductase; this encodes MQYDRLGRTGLRVSRICLGTMTFGSPAWRPWVLEEEESRPFIRRALEAGINFFDTADMYSRGVSEEIVGRAIREFAARDQVVIATKAFFPMGDGPNDGGLSRKHLFDAIDASLRRLGTDHVDLYQIHRFDPDTPVEETLEALNDIVRAGKARYIGASSMYAWQFARMLHVSERHGWARFVSMQNHYNLVYREEEREMLPLCREAGIGVIPWSPLARGFLAGNRTRSEAGKTPSAGETLRARTDRYAHGLYYADADFEVVERVRALAHQRGVTPAQIALAWILRQPGVTAPIIGATKLAHLDAAIAALEVTLDDAECRSLEEPYVPHPVLGHT